Proteins encoded together in one Carassius auratus strain Wakin chromosome 32, ASM336829v1, whole genome shotgun sequence window:
- the LOC113051773 gene encoding bolA-like protein 3: MSVLRTIRCSPQVLCRGLLARSASSLTDAETRLTRLLKEKFPRASSLKVVDISGGCGAMYEIHIESDEFRGKRTVQQHQLVNQALKDEIKAMHGLRIFTDVPGK; the protein is encoded by the exons ATGTCTGTGCTCAGAACCATCAGATGCAGC CCTCAAGTGTTGTGTAGAGGTCTGCTCGCGCGGTCTGCTTCCAGTCTGACTGATGCAGAGACGAGACTCACGCGACTGTTGAAGGAGAAGTTTCCTCGCGCTTCATCGCTCAAGGTGGTGGATATATCAG GAGGCTGTGGTGCAATGTACGAGATACACATCGAGTCTGATGAGTTTAGAGGAAAGAGGACAGTGCAGCAGCACCAGTTAGTCAATCAG GCTCTTAAAGATGAGATTAAAGCCATGCACGGTCTGCGGATATTCACTGATGTTCCTGGAAAATAG
- the LOC113051774 gene encoding beta,beta-carotene 15,15'-dioxygenase-like: MQYDYSKDKDEHPEPIKADVKGLIPEWLQGTLLRNGPGLFSLGETRYNHWFDGMALLHSFTIKKGEVTYKSKYLQGDTYNSNMQANRIVVSEMGTMAYPDPCKNIFSKVITFLSHTIPDFTDNCANNIIKYGNEYHATSETNYIRKIDPMTLETQDKVDYLKYLPVNIVASHTHYDKEGNSYSMGTCIAEKGKTKYTLFKVPGGSGSDGSPPLKSAEVVCTVPCRSLLSPSYYHSFGMTDNYFVFIEQPLKLDVLKMATAYLRRVSWASCMKFHPEDSTLIHLIDRKTKKEVGIKFYTGAMAVYHQVNAFEDDGHVVFDVICYDDNSLYEMFYLDKLKEQMGADTVYCKPKCKRFVLPLSDMGEMGEDLVKLKYTTASAVKEKEGKVLCQGEVLCDGVELPRINYNFNGKKYRYSYMCCVDISPVATKIVKFDAEMKQKIEWTGGDGFASEPVFIPRPDAVDEDDGVVLTCIINAKPGQGGFLLVLDGKSFKEVARACIDVDFHMDMHGYFIPDSS, encoded by the exons ATGCAGTACGACTATAGTAAAGACAAGGACGAGCATCCGGAGCCCATCAAAGCTGATGTAAAAG GCTTGATTCCTGAATGGCTGCAGGGCACGCTTCTACGCAATGGACCTGGCCTCTTCTCTTTGGGAGAGACCAGATACAACCATTGGTTTGATGGAATGGCACTTTTGCACAGTTTCACAATTAAAAAAG GAGAAGTGACGTACAAAAGCAAGTATCTTCAAGGTGACACCTACAACTCGAACATGCAGGCCAACAGAATAGTGGTGTCTGAGATGGGAACCATGGCGTACCCAGAcccatgcaaaaatatattctcAAA AGTGATCACTTTCCTGAGCCACACCATTCCAGACTTCACTGACAACTGTGCCAATAACATAATCAAATATGGAAATGAATACCATGCTACATCTGAGACCAATTACATTCGTAAAATTGACCCCATGACTTTAGAGACCCaagacaag GTGGACTACCTGAAATACCTTCCTGTAAATATTGTGGCATCACATACGCATTATGATAAAGAGGGAAATAGCTACAGTATGGGAACATGCATCGCAGAGAAGGGCAAAACTAAATACACCTTGTTCAAGGTTCCAGGAGGAA gtgGGTCAGATGGGTCTCCACCTTTGAAAAGCGCTGAGGTCGTGTGTACTGTGCCCTGCCGTTCCCTGCTCTCACCCAGTTATTACCACAGCTTTGGCATGACCGACAACTACTTTGTCTTTATCGAGCAGCCCTTAAAGCTGGATGTCCTCAAAATGGCCACAGCCTATCTGAGGAGGGTCAGCTGGGCCAGCTGCATGAAATTCCACCCTGAAGACAGC ACCCTAATTCACCTTATTGACCGAAAGACAAAGAAGGAAGTTGGGATCAAATTCTACACTGGTGCAATGGCTGTCTACCATCAAGTCAATGCATTTGAAGATGATGGCCATGTTGTTTTTGACGTGATCTGTTATGATGACAACAGCTTGTATGAAATGTTTTACCTGGACAAGCTGAAGGAGCAGATGGGAGCAGATACTGTGTACTGCAAGCCAAAGTGCAAAAGATTTGTCTTGCCCCTTAGCGACATG GGTGAGATGGGTGAGGATCTGGTCAAACTTAAATACACGACAGCAAGTGCTGTAAAGGAGAAAGAGGGGAAAGTTTTGTGTCAGGGCGAGGTTCTCTGTGATG GTGTGGAACTTCCAAGAATTAATTACAACTTCAATGGAAAGAAGTACAGATATTCGTACATGTGTTGTGTGGACATATCCCCAGTGGCTACAAAG ATTGTCAAGTTTGATGCTGAGATGAAGCAGAAGATTGAGTGGACTGGAGGAGATGGTTTTGCCTCGGAGCCGGTCTTCATTCCCAGACCAGATGCAGTCGATGAAGATGATG gTGTAGTCCTGACATGCATCATAAACGCCAAACCTGGGCAGGGTGGCTTTCTATTGGTGCTTGATGGCAAGTCTTTCAAAGAGGTTGCCCGGGCATGTATAGATGTAGATTTCCACATGGACATGCATGGCTACTTCATACCAGACAGTAGTTAA